CAATTGCGATTGTAGCGGCTTTATTGATAAAGAATTATGTGATTATTAACGCAAGCGTTCCGACAGGTTCCATGGAGAATACCATTATGACAGGTGACCGTCTGATTGGAAACCGTCTTGCATATCTGAAAAGTGACCCACAGCGTGGAGATATTATTATTTTTAAATACCCGGATAACGAAGATGAAATCTATGTAAAACGTGTCATCGGGCTTCCGGGAGAGACGGTGTCGATTCAGGATGGAAAAGTTTACATCGACGGCTCTGAATATCCATTGATTGAGGATTACCTGAAGGAGGAGTGGGTTGTCGCAACCGGTCCTTATACGTTTGAGGTACCGCAGGGCTGTTATTTTGTGATGGGAGATAACAGGAATGATTCCTGGGATGCAAGATACTGGACAAATAAGTATGTCTCAGAAGACAAAATTCTTGGAAAGGCAGTACTTCGCTACTGGCCATTCAATAAAATAGGAAAATTAAATTAAAATCAGAAAGGCAGCCCGAAAAGGCTGCTTTTTGTAAAGAAGGGTATGGTGATGGAAATGGTTGGGTTATTGGCAAAGATTTTTATTAAGGAGGATACGAAGAAGCCGGCGGAGGTCAGGCAGGCGTATGGAATGCTTTGCGGCATAGTTGGCATTCTTTTAAATGTGTGCCTGTTCCTGGGGAAATTTTTGGCAGGGACACTCAGCAAATCGATTGCGATTACGGCAGATGCGTTTAACAACCTGTCCGATGCAGGTTCTTCCTTTATCACATTATTGGGATTTAAGCTGGCCGGGGCAAAGCCAGACCAGGGGCATCCATTCGGTCATGGAAGAATGGAATATATGTCCGGCCTTGCAGTGGCGGCGGCAATCTTAATCATGGCATTTGAGCTGATTAAGGATTCCTTTGGGAAGATTCTTCATCCGCAGGAGACCGAGTTTTCGGTTTTGATTGTTGTGATTTTACTTGTGGCGATTCTGGTAAAGCTTTATATGGGATTTTACAATAGCAGAATCGGAAAGAAAATTGATTCTGCGGCGATGAAAGCAACAGCGCTTGACAGTCTGAGCGATACGGCTGCGACAACGGTAGTCCTTGTGGCGACGCTGGTGGGTCATTTTACGAACTTAAAGATAGATGGCTACTGTGGTGTAGCTGTTGGATGCTTTATCTTCTATGCGGGCATTAACGCGGCGAGAGACACCATCAATCCACTGCTTGGTCAGCCACCGGAACCGGAATTTGTCAAAGAGATTGAAGATATTGTAATGTCACATTCCAAAGTGTGTGGAATTCATGATTTGATTGTGCATGATTATGGTCCAGGAAGACAGATGATCAGCCTTCACGCAGAGGTTGGTGCAGAGGGCGATATCTTAGAGACGCATGATGAGATTGATTTGATTGAAATGGAATTAAAGCACAAGCTAGGATGTGAAGCAACGATACATATGGACCCGATTGTTACCAAGGATGAACACGTAAAAGAATTAAAGAGTCAGGTAACAGCGATTGTCAAAGAGATAGAGGAGCATTTAAGCATCCACGATTTTCGAATGGTACAGGGACCAAGCCATACAAACCTCATTTTTGATGTTGTGGTTCCTTATGATGTGAAATTAGAAGATGATGAGCTGCTTGACAATATCCAGCAAAAGATTCAGGAGAAGATAGGAAAAAATTATTACTCGGTTGTTCAGATTGACCATTACTATTTATAATAGAGGAATCGCAGAGTGTGATATCAGAAAGTGACAGCGATATCATAAGATAAGAAAAAGCCAGGCATAAAATTCTATGTCATTTCGATAAGGATGACATTGAATTTTATGCCTGGCAATTTTTTATCTTATTGTGCAGCGTTTTCATTTGATGAGGTTGTAGAACCTGTTGTTGCACCGGAAAGAGAGGTTTCATCGGAACCGTCTTCCAAAGTTGTGTTTTCATCTGAAGTACCATCGGTGCTTTCGGAACCGGTAGATGGATTTAAGACATCGTCCGAAGTCTGATTATCCGTTGTACCGTCCGGGTTGGTTAAAAGCACACCGTTCTGTGCCGGATCTAATTCCGTTTCGCTGTCCTCCGTGTCGTGAATGACTGCCGGATCAACGTAAGTATATTCATTCGAAGAACGGAAGATGGCACCCTGTGCACCTACAATGTTTACCATGATGGTATCGCCGTCTGTTACCTTGTTCAGATTAACAGTCAGCATACCGGTTGAAATAAAGTTCGTCGGTACTTTTTCGCCATTTACAAAGACTTTACTGTATTTTGTAAAGTTGTTACCATATACCGTTAAGGTATTGTTGGTAGTGTTCTTATGAAGTGCTTTAATACTGATATCTTTGATACCCATCTGCAATTCTGTTGCAGGATATAAATCTTTTCCACCGTATGCGTAACGATTTCCATATAACAAATCGTACTGAAGCATTTCAAGTCCCCTCTGGTAGGAAACAGGATCGGCAGAGGACTGTGTCTGATGATATTTAAACATGGTTCCTTCGTGGATACCAAGCTGGTCGGTTGTATGAGCTAAAAGCTGATAAGCATAAAGGTCAGCGTCCTGTTTTTCAAGACCGAAGTTATTCCAGGTAACATATTTTGTCTTGTAGATGTCACCGGATTTCATATCGGAATCTTCCAATCCCATCGTAGGAAGGTGATCACCGAAGAATACGATGATGGTATCTTCACCACGGTTGTTTACGGCGGTAATCAGCTGATTCATAAAGTCATCAACATTGTGAATCATGTTAACATAATATTCCCACTGGTTGTTGCTTTCCTCTGTGGCAGCACCTGTGACACGGATAGCCGGGTTTTCCAAAATCTTTTCCTTTGGATAATCACCATGACCTTCTACGGTAATGGTGTAAACAAAATCGGACTGGTCAACAGTAGAATCCATCGCATCTACGGTTGCACCAACTAAAACGTCATCTGTGGACCAGTTCCCGTTTGGTGTAAGTTCTGTGATGTTTAATAATTCTTTACTGGTAAAAGTATTGAATCCCATCATAGAAAAGGCATTGTTTCTGCTATAAAAAGTAGCGGTATTGTTATGTGTTACGTGTGTAGCGTAACCGATTTTGGTTAAGTCAGATGCGATGCTTTCGCAATCGGTCTGTTTTAAAATTGTTTTATAAGGATATTCACCGGTTCCAAAGTACTGTACGCTCATTCCGGTTAAAACCTCAAACTCGGTATTGGCTGTTCCGGCACCAACGACAGGAACGGTTAAGTATCCGGTTGAGAAATTATCTTCCAGGTAATGGAAAGTAGGAATCGGATCTTCGGAAGTCTCTAAGAATTTTACTTCGCTAGGGTCTACGAAGGATTCCAGTAAAACAGTGATAATATTTGGCTGGTGGTCGCCAGTTGTAGTTGTTGCAGATTCGGAATTTACGGTGTCCTCAATTTTTGCAACATTTTCTTCGGTGTAATTATCCGGTTTATCCATACCACGTCCTACGACACTGCTGGAGAATCCATAGATAAATCCATAATCGGAAAATCCCTGTGCAATGTTTGAGAAGTAAGATGCCAGGATGTTAGAATTTTGTGCAGCCTGTGTGGTAACAGGAAGACCAATCATCAATAACAGTGCGATACAGATTGGAGACACAATGTTGTGTTTCTTTCCCTGATATTTTGGTCCACGGAAAAATAAGAAAACACAGAATGCAACAAATGCGCCGACAACTGCAACAACAGCGGTTGCTTCCTCTGCTGTAAAATAATTGGTGTTCTGCATTGCAAATAAATCAGAAATACATTTTAAATCGGTATAAGTAAATGGTGTAACACGGTTTGATAAAATAACACCATTTACGGTTCCAAGGAAAATCCAGAACCCACTGATTAAAAGACGAAGCAATGCTCTTCTGCGGACTAAGTAAACAAGTGTCAGTGATGCAAAAATAATAAATGCATTATATAAGTAAGCTAATGTGTGTCCGCC
This genomic window from Roseburia sp. 831b contains:
- the lepB gene encoding signal peptidase I; amino-acid sequence: MSEKEQQNEPAWKEVLSWILTFAIAIVAALLIKNYVIINASVPTGSMENTIMTGDRLIGNRLAYLKSDPQRGDIIIFKYPDNEDEIYVKRVIGLPGETVSIQDGKVYIDGSEYPLIEDYLKEEWVVATGPYTFEVPQGCYFVMGDNRNDSWDARYWTNKYVSEDKILGKAVLRYWPFNKIGKLN
- a CDS encoding cation diffusion facilitator family transporter, translating into MVGLLAKIFIKEDTKKPAEVRQAYGMLCGIVGILLNVCLFLGKFLAGTLSKSIAITADAFNNLSDAGSSFITLLGFKLAGAKPDQGHPFGHGRMEYMSGLAVAAAILIMAFELIKDSFGKILHPQETEFSVLIVVILLVAILVKLYMGFYNSRIGKKIDSAAMKATALDSLSDTAATTVVLVATLVGHFTNLKIDGYCGVAVGCFIFYAGINAARDTINPLLGQPPEPEFVKEIEDIVMSHSKVCGIHDLIVHDYGPGRQMISLHAEVGAEGDILETHDEIDLIEMELKHKLGCEATIHMDPIVTKDEHVKELKSQVTAIVKEIEEHLSIHDFRMVQGPSHTNLIFDVVVPYDVKLEDDELLDNIQQKIQEKIGKNYYSVVQIDHYYL
- a CDS encoding LTA synthase family protein; the encoded protein is MKLKHRLQQSKIVQKAFGLGRKIADNEKFQKAKQVVLRVIAKLPKKKPHTEKYYKRIAFLNKYSLVFHFLLSCFLTFMIEVISRRSFISACSFVGGHTLAYLYNAFIIFASLTLVYLVRRRALLRLLISGFWIFLGTVNGVILSNRVTPFTYTDLKCISDLFAMQNTNYFTAEEATAVVAVVGAFVAFCVFLFFRGPKYQGKKHNIVSPICIALLLMIGLPVTTQAAQNSNILASYFSNIAQGFSDYGFIYGFSSSVVGRGMDKPDNYTEENVAKIEDTVNSESATTTTGDHQPNIITVLLESFVDPSEVKFLETSEDPIPTFHYLEDNFSTGYLTVPVVGAGTANTEFEVLTGMSVQYFGTGEYPYKTILKQTDCESIASDLTKIGYATHVTHNNTATFYSRNNAFSMMGFNTFTSKELLNITELTPNGNWSTDDVLVGATVDAMDSTVDQSDFVYTITVEGHGDYPKEKILENPAIRVTGAATEESNNQWEYYVNMIHNVDDFMNQLITAVNNRGEDTIIVFFGDHLPTMGLEDSDMKSGDIYKTKYVTWNNFGLEKQDADLYAYQLLAHTTDQLGIHEGTMFKYHQTQSSADPVSYQRGLEMLQYDLLYGNRYAYGGKDLYPATELQMGIKDISIKALHKNTTNNTLTVYGNNFTKYSKVFVNGEKVPTNFISTGMLTVNLNKVTDGDTIMVNIVGAQGAIFRSSNEYTYVDPAVIHDTEDSETELDPAQNGVLLTNPDGTTDNQTSDDVLNPSTGSESTDGTSDENTTLEDGSDETSLSGATTGSTTSSNENAAQ